Proteins encoded by one window of Vitis riparia cultivar Riparia Gloire de Montpellier isolate 1030 chromosome 11, EGFV_Vit.rip_1.0, whole genome shotgun sequence:
- the LOC117924997 gene encoding uncharacterized protein LOC117924997 isoform X2: MSAIVCGKRSFFEDLPTTPPVSKRIRCSSSSPVRFSPPRSISASPSQSQSTASQASVLDHLRAIFPDMDKQFLEKALEECGNDLDSTIKSLNELRLGSAENSLGFGAGTSDVGLETKVQLQSQGVAATNGEVVSSEDPSAPKNLSMDGAEWVELFVREMMSASNMDDARARASRALEVLEKSICARASAEAAQSFHQENLMLKEQVEALLQENIILKRAVSIQHERQKESEERNQELQHLKQR; encoded by the exons ATGTCTGCCATAGTGTGCGGGAAGAGATCCTTCTTCGAAGACCTACCAACGACGCCTCCCGTTTCCAAGAGAATTCGCTGTTCTTCCTCGTCTCCGGTTCGGTTCTCGCCTCCTCGGTCCATCTCGGCTTCTCCTTCTCAATCTCAATCTACGGCATCGCAAGCGTCGGTGCTTGATCATCTCAGAGCTATCTTCCCTGATATGGACAAGCAG TTTCTTGAGAAAGCTCTTGAAGAATGTGGCAATGATTTGGATTCCACAATCAAAAGCCTCAATGAACTGCGACTGGGTTCTGCTGAAAACAGCTTGGGCTTTGGAGCTGGTACTTCTGATGTAGGTCTGGAAACAAAAGTTCAACTTCAGTCACAAG GTGTGGCTGCAACTAATGGAGAGGTTGTATCTTCTGAGGATCCATCTGCTCCAAAGAACCTCTCCATGGATGGTGCAGAATGGGTGGAGCTATTTGTTAGAGAGATGATGAGTGCTTCTAATATGGATGATGCCAGAGCCCGTGCTTCAAGAGCTCTCGAGGTTTTAGAAAAGTCCATTTGTGCACGTGCAAGTGCTGAGGCAGCCCAGAGTTTTCACCAG GAAAACTTGATGCTGAAGGAACAAGTGGAAGCTCTGCTTCAGGAGAACATAATTCTCAAGCGGGCTGTGTCTATTCAGCATGAGCGTCAGAAAGAGAGTGAAGAGAGGAACCAGGAATTACAGCACCTGAAGCAG AGGTGA
- the LOC117924998 gene encoding calmodulin-like protein 3 — MVIITILLLAVLFIAGLINLFFCFPTKRFYSWFQSLFSSKYSPISENCSIQAPKKGLSAEKKEELRRVFATFDKNSDGFITKQELRDSLKNIGILLSMKDVEEMVERVDANGDGLIDPDEFCELYESMGGGGGDGEREEGGEGEDMKEAFDVFDGDGDGLISVEELRLVLSSLGLKEGKRLEDCKEMIRKVDMDGDGMVNFEEFKKMMKAGGKRLLSASS; from the coding sequence ATGGTGATCATAACCATACTGTTATTGGCAGTTTTATTCATAGCTGGCCTcattaatttgttcttttgcTTCCCAACCAAGAGGTTCTACTCATGGTTTCAGTCCTTATTTAGCAGTAAGTATTCTCCTATATCAGAGAATTGCTCCATCCAGGCCCCAAAAAAGGGGTTGAGTGCTGAAAAGAAGGAGGAGCTGAGGAGGGTGTTTGCCACTTTCGACAAAAATAGTGATGGATTCATAACAAAGCAGGAGCTGAGAGACTCGCTCAAGAACATTGGGATCTTGCTGAGTATGAAGGATGTGGAAGAAATGGTTGAGAGAGTGGACGCCAATGGAGACGGGCTGATTGATCCGGATGAGTTCTGTGAGCTGTACGAGTCGATGGGCGGTGGTGGAGGAGATGGTGAGAGAGAAGAGGGCGGAGAAGGGGAGGATATGAAGGAAGCTTTTGATGTGTTTGATGGGGATGGAGATGGGTTGATCAGCGTGGAGGAGCTGAGGTTGGTGCTGTCGTCTCTGGGGTTGAAGGAAGGGAAGAGGCTAGAGGATTGCAAGGAGATGATAAGGAAGGTAGACATGGATGGAGATGGAATGGTGAATTTTGAGGAGTTCAAGAAGATGATGAAAGCTGGTGGCAAAAGGCTTCTTTCAGCCTCATCATAG
- the LOC117924997 gene encoding uncharacterized protein LOC117924997 isoform X1 — MSAIVCGKRSFFEDLPTTPPVSKRIRCSSSSPVRFSPPRSISASPSQSQSTASQASVLDHLRAIFPDMDKQFLEKALEECGNDLDSTIKSLNELRLGSAENSLGFGAGTSDVGLETKVQLQSQGVAATNGEVVSSEDPSAPKNLSMDGAEWVELFVREMMSASNMDDARARASRALEVLEKSICARASAEAAQSFHQENLMLKEQVEALLQENIILKRAVSIQHERQKESEERNQELQHLKQVVTQYQEQLRTLEVNNYALSMHLRQAQQSSSIPGHFHPDVF, encoded by the exons ATGTCTGCCATAGTGTGCGGGAAGAGATCCTTCTTCGAAGACCTACCAACGACGCCTCCCGTTTCCAAGAGAATTCGCTGTTCTTCCTCGTCTCCGGTTCGGTTCTCGCCTCCTCGGTCCATCTCGGCTTCTCCTTCTCAATCTCAATCTACGGCATCGCAAGCGTCGGTGCTTGATCATCTCAGAGCTATCTTCCCTGATATGGACAAGCAG TTTCTTGAGAAAGCTCTTGAAGAATGTGGCAATGATTTGGATTCCACAATCAAAAGCCTCAATGAACTGCGACTGGGTTCTGCTGAAAACAGCTTGGGCTTTGGAGCTGGTACTTCTGATGTAGGTCTGGAAACAAAAGTTCAACTTCAGTCACAAG GTGTGGCTGCAACTAATGGAGAGGTTGTATCTTCTGAGGATCCATCTGCTCCAAAGAACCTCTCCATGGATGGTGCAGAATGGGTGGAGCTATTTGTTAGAGAGATGATGAGTGCTTCTAATATGGATGATGCCAGAGCCCGTGCTTCAAGAGCTCTCGAGGTTTTAGAAAAGTCCATTTGTGCACGTGCAAGTGCTGAGGCAGCCCAGAGTTTTCACCAG GAAAACTTGATGCTGAAGGAACAAGTGGAAGCTCTGCTTCAGGAGAACATAATTCTCAAGCGGGCTGTGTCTATTCAGCATGAGCGTCAGAAAGAGAGTGAAGAGAGGAACCAGGAATTACAGCACCTGAAGCAGGTGGTCACCCAGTACCAGGAGCAGTTGAGAACGCTAGAG GTGAATAACTATGCACTCTCAATGCACCTGAGGCAGGCTCAGCAAAGTAGCTCCATCCCTGGCCATTTCCATCCAGATGTCTTCTAA